GTGCCAAAGTCATCGCTTTTCACGAATGCTCGGTGACGGGTTATACTTTTGCGCGAAATTTGTCAAGAGAGCAGCTGCTGGAAATTTCGGAACTGATCCCCGAAGGACCCAGTATCCACAAACTGACTGAGATTTCCCGCGCAAACAACATTACAATCCTGGCAGGTTTATTTGAAAAAGATGCTGATGACAATATGTACAAAGCCTATGTGTGCGTCAATGAGGACGGACTCGTGGCCAAATTCAGAAAACTCCATCCTTTCATCAACCCGCACCTGACGCCGGGGAACGAATATGTGGTTTTTGACTTGTTTGGATGGAAATGCGGGATGTTGATCTGTTATGATAACAATATCATTGAAAATGTACGAGCGACGAAATTGCTCGGCGCTGACATCATTTTTATGCCGCACGTAACCATGTGTACGCCATCATCGCGGCCGGGCGCTGGTTTCGTTGACCCGGCATTGTGGTTTAACAGAGAAACAGATCCAACTACATTGCGACACGAATTCGATGGTCTCAAAGGACGAAGCTGGCTCTTGAAATGGCTGTCCGCCCGCGCCTATGACAATGCGGTTTATTCGGTCTTTTCGAACCCGATCGGTATGGACGACGATCAGCTCAAAAACGGCTGTTCAATGATCCTGGATCCGTTTGGTGATATTATTGCCGAATGCCGCAAGCTGGACAATGACATCGCAATCGCCACCCTGACGCCGGAAAAGCTCACAGCAGCCGGAGGTACCAGATACATCAACGCGCGCAAACCGGCCTTGTACAGGGACATCATCGGTCAGCCGCATGTTTCAGAGCAAAAGGTGGTTTGGTTATGAAATGTATTGAACCCTTTTCAGCTCTCAATTGCTTTAAAAAGATCTTTCAGCTTTTGCGCATCTAGCTTTCTGTCAGTCCGAACGCCGCTACAAAAGTCAAGGCCGAAAGGTTTGACTGTCTTAATGGCCTGGTTTACATTGTCTTTGTTCAACCCGCCAGCCAGAAGTAGCGGAATTCGGATCGATTACCGAATTTGTCTGCTGATTTCCCAATTATGTGTCCGCCCCGTTCCTTGATGGATAGATTCGGGTTTCCGGATAAACAGGTAATTTGCACAAATATTCTGGAATTGTATCAAATTCATAAGCCGTCATGAGCGGCCTGCTCACATATCAATCGTGTGATGAAGAAAGACAACAACAATCGAATCAAGATGCTGAATGTTCGCTTAACGCCTGAGGAGTTTCAGCAGCTTCTTCGGAAAGTACAAAGAACAACTTGCCGGAGGACAAGCGAATACGCAAGGAAAGTTTTGCTTTCTGAACCTGTTACAGTCAATCACCGGAACCAGTCATTTGACGAGGTGATGGTTGAACTTACGCGCCTTCGCCACGATCTGAGTACGGCGGGGAATAACCTCAATCAAGCCGTCAAACGGCTACATGCGCTATCTCAAATTGCTGACTTCCGCAGCTGGTTGGAAACCTACGAGGGTGATAAAAATCGCTTGATTGAGCAAGTAAATGAGATCAATATTTACATCAGCAAAGCCTCGAAAATATGGTTGCAATCATAAAGACGGGAGCGTCGATCCGCAGCACTTTTTACTATAATGAGAACAAGTTGAAAGAGGGTGTTGCGGAATGTATTATGGCAGGAAACTACCCTAAGACTTACTCCTTCCGTGGCATTTCTTGTATTTCAACCCGCTCCCGCAATTACAAATTTGATTTCTTTTGGTTGGCTTTAAGTCCAATTGTTCATTTCGTCGTAATAATCTTGCGTAATAATGCTCATCAATTGTCCCACCAAAATCCTGGCTTATCGTTAAAATTGATTCCGGTTGGAGTAACTCTCCGTTAAGAAAATATCCAAACACTACCAATTCCGTTTCGGCAATAAGTCGCCTAAAATTGCCCAGCCCGAAATAGAAGGTAATTTCGAAACATAGTCGCGGTCGGTATTGTTTCGACCAGTACTTGTAAATCAAAAATATCGATACAAAGCACTGGCTTGTTACATTTTTCATAAAGTAATTGATGAGTCGCAAAAGACAATGAGGGAAATCCATCCAGCACTAAGCACACAACTAAAACCATTCTAACTTTCTCAAAATGGCCGTTTATTGATGTCCGAGATTCATCAATAAATGTGTAATTTGTATAATCCTTGATACATTTTTCCGCCTCAACCCCTTGCAAATAGGCGCTTTCAATAGCTAATGCAAAATCATTATGGATTTTATCTAGATTTCCCTCTCTTGATAAGTTAGTTATTCTCTTAGTCTTAACTTGAAAGACGATTGCAGTATTATCTACCAGCAGGAGTATATCAATATCTGATTGCGTATGTGTCTTGTTTCGTTGGATTTTTACCCGCTTGAAAATATTTTTATCTCCAAACTTTTTTGATAGTATATTGTATCCAATATCTTCTGCAACAATCCCCCTATTTGTAAGACTAATATTCTTGTATGATTTGTCTTCTATCATCCAATAGTAAGGTGTGTTATAGAAACTTTCCGCCAAGAAATAAGGCATTGGAATAAAATAGGAGTCATCCTCCAACCTAATTATCGGTTTTATTTGATATTCGTTAATATCTCCTACTTTATTAAAGTCTGTGTTTATGTTGAGCCCAACTTTACAAGTAAATTCTTTCGTGATGTTAGAATATTCATCATTTTGATTTTCAAGTTCATTTTTCTGAAATATGAATATCGATGTTAGTTCTGTCAAATCTATAAATTCCTTCGTGCGTTTTCGTCCTTTATAGTTTTGTATTCTAAGATTGATTAATGCTCTAACCCTTTTAAAATATGCTTCTAACGAGGCTATCGAAAATTTCTTATTTTCTTTTATCCAACTTTTGTCTAGACTAAATTTTTGTTTAGAGGGTGTTTGGGAATTAAGTTTTACTAATCGGCTTTATTCGTTGTAACATCAACTGAATATTGGCCAGAAAGAGCCAAGAAACAGAAGATGATACGGTATATTCATAATCTTTCACGATTCTACGAAAGAAATTAGTCCATGCGAATGTCCTTTCGACGACCCATCTTTTAGCGACTGGTATAAATCCACTTGCAGATTCTGGCTTTGAAGCTTTCTCAAAATCGATACCATTTTTCCTGATTTCATCCGCGAAAACGCCGTTATATGCTTGGTCTCCGTAAATCTTTATTAGACGTTCATCTTGGCAGATAAGGTCAGCCATGAAAGCAAGGGATGCGGGACCGTCGCCCTGATTTGCGGCATGAATATGTGCAAACCAGATCCGACCTTCGCTGTCAACTAGCACCTGCCTTTTACGTCCGTTTACTTTTTTATTGGCATCCGTGCCACGTAATTCACAA
This Dyadobacter sp. UC 10 DNA region includes the following protein-coding sequences:
- a CDS encoding SEC-C metal-binding domain-containing protein, which encodes MFGYFLNGELLQPESILTISQDFGGTIDEHYYARLLRRNEQLDLKPTKRNQICNCGSGLKYKKCHGRSKS
- a CDS encoding plasmid mobilization protein; its protein translation is MKKDNNNRIKMLNVRLTPEEFQQLLRKVQRTTCRRTSEYARKVLLSEPVTVNHRNQSFDEVMVELTRLRHDLSTAGNNLNQAVKRLHALSQIADFRSWLETYEGDKNRLIEQVNEINIYISKASKIWLQS
- the trpF gene encoding phosphoribosylanthranilate isomerase; amino-acid sequence: MNKDNVNQAIKTVKPFGLDFCSGVRTDRKLDAQKLKDLFKAIES
- a CDS encoding nitrilase family protein produces the protein MENLKVATAQFENRSGDKTYNLGMINALSGQAAKEGAKVIAFHECSVTGYTFARNLSREQLLEISELIPEGPSIHKLTEISRANNITILAGLFEKDADDNMYKAYVCVNEDGLVAKFRKLHPFINPHLTPGNEYVVFDLFGWKCGMLICYDNNIIENVRATKLLGADIIFMPHVTMCTPSSRPGAGFVDPALWFNRETDPTTLRHEFDGLKGRSWLLKWLSARAYDNAVYSVFSNPIGMDDDQLKNGCSMILDPFGDIIAECRKLDNDIAIATLTPEKLTAAGGTRYINARKPALYRDIIGQPHVSEQKVVWL
- a CDS encoding IS5 family transposase — protein: MIKQFTRLTDLQWAAISPFLNLKRKRKLNLREVMDALLYILRTGCQWRNLPSCFPHWQAVYWYFSQWKKQNVIEQINRAVNQMDRINAHRDKNPSILCIDSQSVKLSPMICELRGTDANKKVNGRKRQVLVDSEGRIWFAHIHAANQGDGPASLAFMADLICQDERLIKIYGDQAYNGVFADEIRKNGIDFEKASKPESASGFIPVAKRWVVERTFAWTNFFRRIVKDYEYTVSSSVSWLFLANIQLMLQRIKPISKT